A section of the Kribbella sp. HUAS MG21 genome encodes:
- a CDS encoding NAD(P)/FAD-dependent oxidoreductase → MTEVVIIGSGFAGLCMGIKLRQAGCEDFVILEKADDLGGTWRDNTYPGCACDIPSYLYSFSFEQNPRWTRMFAPWDEILDYLRHCADKYGIADRIRYGAEVTEAAFDEATGHWTVTVNGDETIETQSLVAGVGSLHQPKYPDLPGLDSFAGTTFHSAQWDHSADLRGRNVAVIGTGASAIQFVPRIAPDVARLDVYQRTPPWITPKPDRAIGRWERKLHERFPAGQRTIRNAIYWGLEGRGAGFAGNPKLMKGLELQAKRHLHKQVTDPELRAKLTPRYQIGCKRILISNDYYPALTRPNVDLVTDPVTRVTRTGVVTADGTERACDTIVLGTGFDVSANLTRMPILGKDGVDLADHWKRNGIGAHLGITVAGYPNLFLLVGPNTLLGHSSMVFMIEAQVRYVMQALHLLRRRNATYVEVREEAQEQFVDGVQRDLGNTVWQSGCTSWYLDGSGRNSTIWPEWTFAYWRRTRRLDPADFAVVH, encoded by the coding sequence ATGACCGAGGTCGTGATCATCGGGTCCGGGTTCGCCGGCCTGTGCATGGGGATCAAGCTGCGGCAGGCCGGTTGCGAGGACTTCGTGATCCTCGAGAAGGCGGACGACCTCGGCGGCACCTGGCGGGACAACACGTATCCGGGCTGCGCCTGCGACATCCCGTCGTACCTCTACTCGTTCTCGTTCGAGCAGAACCCGCGCTGGACGCGGATGTTCGCGCCCTGGGACGAGATCCTCGACTACCTGCGGCACTGCGCGGACAAGTACGGGATCGCGGACAGGATCCGGTACGGCGCCGAGGTCACCGAGGCCGCCTTCGACGAGGCCACCGGCCACTGGACCGTCACGGTCAACGGCGACGAGACGATCGAGACCCAGTCCCTGGTCGCCGGCGTCGGCAGCCTGCACCAGCCGAAGTACCCGGACCTGCCGGGCCTCGACTCCTTCGCGGGTACGACGTTCCACTCGGCGCAGTGGGATCACTCGGCGGACCTCCGCGGGCGCAACGTCGCGGTGATCGGCACCGGCGCCTCGGCGATCCAGTTCGTACCGCGGATCGCGCCGGACGTCGCCCGGCTGGACGTGTACCAACGCACGCCGCCGTGGATCACCCCGAAGCCGGACCGCGCGATCGGCCGCTGGGAACGCAAGCTGCACGAGCGCTTCCCGGCGGGGCAGCGGACGATCCGCAACGCCATCTACTGGGGCCTCGAAGGCCGCGGCGCCGGGTTCGCCGGGAACCCGAAGCTGATGAAAGGCCTGGAACTCCAGGCGAAACGCCATCTGCACAAGCAGGTCACCGATCCGGAGCTGCGGGCCAAGCTGACACCGCGGTACCAGATCGGCTGCAAGCGGATCCTGATCTCGAACGACTACTACCCGGCCCTCACCCGGCCGAACGTCGACCTCGTCACCGACCCGGTCACACGCGTCACCCGCACCGGCGTGGTCACCGCCGACGGCACCGAACGAGCCTGCGACACGATCGTGCTCGGCACCGGGTTCGACGTCTCCGCGAACCTGACCCGGATGCCGATCCTCGGCAAGGACGGCGTCGACCTCGCCGACCACTGGAAGCGCAACGGCATCGGTGCGCACCTCGGCATCACGGTCGCCGGCTACCCGAACCTGTTCCTGCTGGTCGGCCCCAACACGCTGCTCGGCCATTCGTCGATGGTGTTCATGATCGAGGCCCAGGTTCGCTACGTCATGCAGGCGCTGCACCTGCTCCGGCGCCGCAACGCAACGTACGTCGAGGTCCGCGAGGAGGCGCAGGAACAGTTCGTCGACGGCGTCCAGCGCGACCTCGGGAACACCGTATGGCAGTCGGGCTGCACCAGCTGGTACCTGGACGGCTCCGGCCGCAACTCGACCATCTGGCCGGAGTGGACCTTCGCCTACTGGCGCCGAACCCGGCGCCTCGATCCAGCAGACTTCGCGGTCGTCCACTAG
- a CDS encoding lactate racemase domain-containing protein, which produces MTDTAVIGGAGQVLSEDEVTAFVAEALGGAGLAGRSVCVIVPDATRSCPLPLLLRAVTDALRDSQVTILVALGTHAKMSRDELRAHLGGDYPNVLNHEWWKPETFAELGTISSDRVGEISDEMLRDEVPVKLNRAVVEHDVALVVGPVFPHEVVGFSGGNKYFFPGVAGQEVIDLSHWLGALITSANIIGTPGITPVRALIDEAAALIPAEKLALSVVAKSGTEALHAVAFGDTVSSWRAAAEISAQTHVRYLEHPVRRVVSVMPPKYADIWTAAKGFYKVEPIVADGGEVILYAPHVTQLAAMHPEIEEIGYHCRDYFLGQWDKFRDLHWGVLAHSTHLRGAGTWDPASGEHLRVKVTLATGIPEDVVRQANLEYLDPAAVDLAAYEDDPDTFVVPNAGETLYRLR; this is translated from the coding sequence GTGACTGATACGGCGGTGATCGGTGGTGCGGGGCAGGTTCTGAGCGAGGACGAGGTGACGGCGTTCGTCGCGGAAGCCCTGGGCGGGGCAGGGCTGGCCGGGCGGAGTGTGTGCGTGATCGTGCCGGACGCGACCCGCAGCTGCCCGCTCCCGCTGCTGCTGAGGGCGGTCACGGACGCGCTGCGGGACAGCCAGGTCACGATCTTGGTTGCCCTCGGCACCCATGCGAAGATGAGCCGCGACGAGCTCCGCGCGCATCTCGGCGGTGACTACCCGAACGTGCTCAACCACGAATGGTGGAAGCCCGAGACCTTCGCCGAGCTGGGCACGATCAGCTCCGACCGGGTCGGCGAGATCTCGGACGAGATGCTCCGCGACGAGGTCCCGGTCAAGCTCAACCGCGCCGTCGTCGAGCACGACGTGGCGCTGGTCGTCGGCCCGGTGTTCCCGCACGAGGTGGTCGGATTCTCCGGCGGCAACAAGTACTTCTTCCCGGGCGTCGCCGGCCAGGAGGTCATCGACCTCTCGCACTGGCTCGGCGCCCTGATCACCAGCGCGAACATCATCGGTACGCCGGGCATCACGCCGGTCCGCGCACTGATCGACGAGGCCGCCGCGCTGATCCCGGCCGAGAAGCTCGCGCTGTCGGTCGTCGCGAAGTCCGGGACCGAGGCCCTGCACGCCGTCGCGTTCGGCGACACGGTCTCCTCGTGGCGCGCGGCCGCCGAGATCTCCGCGCAGACCCACGTTCGCTACCTGGAGCACCCGGTCCGGCGGGTGGTCTCGGTGATGCCGCCGAAGTACGCCGACATCTGGACCGCGGCGAAGGGGTTCTACAAGGTCGAGCCGATCGTCGCGGACGGCGGCGAGGTGATCCTGTACGCGCCGCACGTCACCCAGCTGGCGGCGATGCACCCGGAGATCGAGGAGATCGGGTACCACTGCCGCGACTACTTCCTCGGCCAGTGGGACAAGTTCCGCGACCTGCACTGGGGCGTCCTCGCGCACTCCACGCACCTGCGCGGCGCCGGCACCTGGGACCCCGCCAGCGGCGAGCACCTCCGCGTCAAGGTCACGCTGGCGACCGGCATCCCGGAGGACGTCGTACGGCAGGCCAACCTCGAATACCTCGATCCGGCCGCCGTCGACCTGGCGGCGTACGAGGACGACCCGGACACCTTCGTGGTGCCGAACGCCGGCGAGACCCTCTACCGGCTGCGGTGA
- a CDS encoding TetR/AcrR family transcriptional regulator gives MTETRRGRPRSFDREAALEQALLTFWEHGYDATSVTELTIALGIGAPSLYAAFGDKRTLFDEVVRRYQDTHGAFTARALAEEPTARAAIERILREAAAEYTSPEHARGCLIISAAQNTVPASAEVADRLRAIRRANRDVLRDRIQADVDAGLLPDDTDAPALATFFAATIQGMSQQARDGASRDDLMAVATTALSVWR, from the coding sequence ATGACCGAGACCCGGCGCGGGCGCCCGCGCTCGTTCGATCGTGAGGCCGCGCTCGAGCAGGCGCTGCTGACCTTCTGGGAGCACGGGTACGACGCGACGTCGGTGACCGAGCTGACCATTGCGCTCGGCATCGGCGCGCCGAGCCTGTACGCCGCGTTCGGCGACAAGCGGACGCTCTTCGACGAGGTTGTCCGGCGGTACCAGGACACGCACGGCGCCTTCACCGCCCGCGCGCTCGCCGAGGAACCGACGGCCCGCGCGGCGATCGAGCGGATCCTCCGCGAGGCCGCGGCGGAGTACACGTCCCCCGAGCACGCTCGGGGCTGCCTGATCATCAGCGCCGCCCAGAACACGGTCCCCGCCTCCGCGGAGGTGGCCGACCGGCTCCGCGCGATCCGCCGGGCCAACCGCGACGTACTGCGGGACCGCATCCAGGCGGACGTCGACGCCGGACTCCTGCCGGACGACACCGACGCGCCGGCGCTCGCCACGTTCTTCGCGGCGACGATCCAGGGGATGTCCCAGCAGGCGCGCGACGGAGCGAGCCGGGACGATCTCATGGCGGTCGCGACCACTGCCCTGAGCGTCTGGCGGTAG
- a CDS encoding SDR family oxidoreductase, producing MRTALVTGGSRGIGRAIALRLARDGVRVGVHYGRDDEAARRTLGELEQAGGQGFLVKADLEEPVDAVWKEFDRYADGLDVLVNNAGIGRHMPLADVTPEWFDRLFAVNAKAPFFLVQQALPRLRDGGRIVNIGSGVTRIAFPEDTAYSMTKGALDTLTLALAKELGPRGITVNTVAPGIVETEMNGWLTDPAAARAAAAYSVFDRVGQPEEVADVVAFVASGDARWVTGQTLDATGGSQL from the coding sequence ATGCGGACAGCGTTGGTGACCGGTGGCAGTCGCGGGATCGGGCGGGCGATCGCGCTCCGGCTGGCGCGGGACGGCGTGCGGGTCGGGGTGCACTACGGGCGCGACGACGAGGCGGCCCGGCGCACGCTCGGGGAGCTCGAGCAGGCCGGCGGGCAGGGGTTCCTGGTGAAGGCGGATCTCGAGGAGCCGGTGGACGCGGTCTGGAAGGAGTTCGACCGGTACGCCGACGGGCTGGACGTGCTGGTCAACAACGCGGGCATCGGCCGGCACATGCCGCTCGCCGACGTGACGCCGGAGTGGTTCGACCGGCTGTTCGCGGTGAACGCGAAAGCGCCGTTCTTCCTGGTCCAGCAGGCGCTCCCGCGGCTGCGCGACGGCGGCCGGATCGTCAACATCGGGTCCGGCGTGACCCGGATCGCGTTCCCGGAGGACACGGCGTACTCGATGACCAAGGGGGCGCTGGACACGTTGACCCTCGCGCTGGCCAAGGAGCTCGGGCCGCGCGGGATCACCGTGAACACCGTTGCCCCGGGCATCGTCGAGACCGAGATGAACGGCTGGCTGACGGATCCCGCGGCCGCGCGGGCGGCCGCGGCGTACTCCGTGTTCGACCGGGTCGGGCAGCCGGAGGAGGTTGCGGACGTGGTCGCGTTCGTCGCGTCCGGCGACGCGCGCTGGGTCACCGGGCAGACGCTCGACGCGACCGGCGGCTCCCAGCTGTGA
- a CDS encoding FAD-binding oxidoreductase, translated as MSETIAHARPQGFGGVVLQDGDPAYDEARIVFNGMIDKRPALIAQCESAADVQAALRYGVDRELEIAVRGGGHGVAGTGVTEGGLVVDLRRMNSVQIDPDARIARVGGGATWGDVDRACQPYQLATTGGRVSTTGVAGLTLGGGSGWLERKFGLACDALLSVELVTADGRLLIADETRNTELFWALHGGGGNFGIATSLTFRLQQLPATTLALLLWPASAGPDVLRAYRDLIESGAPEELGGGVIYLTGPPEEFVPAHLHGQLLVGAAAVYAGGEAELREVFAPLFALRPEGELVAELPYADIQSALDDPPGFRNYWSAEHLAAFPDPALEAFVNRSADMISPSPSQQAILPWGGAVERAADTWPQPHRRAAWVVHPFGLWSDPADDARGIRWARDVCSDLQEWATGYVYLNFIGNEGQNRVIAGFGQENYERLARVKCQYDPENVFHLNQNIEPGWPC; from the coding sequence ATGTCCGAGACGATCGCGCACGCACGCCCGCAGGGTTTCGGGGGAGTGGTGCTGCAGGACGGCGACCCGGCGTACGACGAGGCCCGGATCGTCTTCAACGGGATGATCGACAAGCGCCCGGCGCTGATCGCGCAGTGCGAGTCGGCCGCGGACGTCCAGGCCGCGTTGCGGTACGGCGTCGACCGGGAGCTGGAGATCGCGGTCCGGGGCGGCGGGCACGGGGTCGCCGGGACCGGGGTCACCGAGGGCGGCCTGGTCGTCGACCTGCGCCGGATGAACAGCGTCCAGATCGATCCCGACGCCCGGATCGCGCGCGTCGGCGGCGGCGCGACCTGGGGCGACGTGGACCGGGCCTGCCAGCCGTACCAGCTGGCGACGACCGGCGGGCGGGTGTCGACGACGGGTGTTGCCGGCCTGACGCTCGGCGGCGGGTCGGGCTGGCTGGAGCGGAAGTTCGGGCTCGCCTGCGACGCGCTGCTCTCGGTGGAGCTGGTCACCGCGGACGGTCGGCTGCTGATCGCCGACGAGACCCGGAACACCGAGCTGTTCTGGGCGTTGCACGGCGGCGGCGGGAACTTCGGGATCGCGACCTCGCTGACGTTCCGCCTGCAGCAGTTGCCTGCGACAACGTTGGCCTTGCTGCTGTGGCCGGCATCGGCTGGTCCCGACGTACTGCGGGCGTACCGCGACCTGATCGAGTCCGGGGCGCCGGAGGAACTCGGCGGCGGCGTGATCTACCTGACCGGGCCGCCGGAGGAGTTCGTGCCCGCGCACCTGCACGGGCAACTGCTCGTCGGTGCGGCGGCCGTGTACGCGGGCGGTGAGGCGGAGCTGCGCGAGGTGTTCGCGCCGCTGTTCGCGCTGCGCCCCGAGGGTGAGCTGGTCGCCGAGCTGCCGTACGCCGACATCCAGTCGGCGCTCGACGATCCGCCCGGGTTCCGCAACTACTGGTCCGCGGAGCACCTCGCGGCGTTCCCGGATCCCGCGCTCGAGGCGTTCGTCAACCGGTCGGCGGACATGATCTCGCCGTCACCGTCGCAGCAGGCGATCCTGCCCTGGGGCGGCGCCGTCGAACGCGCCGCGGACACCTGGCCGCAGCCGCATCGCCGGGCGGCGTGGGTGGTGCACCCGTTCGGCCTGTGGTCCGATCCGGCCGACGACGCGCGCGGGATCAGGTGGGCGCGGGACGTGTGCTCGGACCTGCAGGAATGGGCGACCGGGTACGTGTACCTGAACTTCATCGGGAACGAGGGGCAGAACCGGGTGATCGCGGGCTTCGGCCAGGAGAACTACGAGCGGCTGGCGCGGGTGAAGTGCCAGTACGACCCAGAAAACGTGTTCCACCTCAACCAGAACATCGAACCCGGCTGGCCCTGCTGA
- a CDS encoding NUDIX domain-containing protein, which translates to MDSYLAELRRLVGSRLLLLPGAQVLAVDADDRILFQRSRDSGLWELPAGGAEPGDSFRRTAAREFFEETGLVVAEEELVPFASLSLADVHTLTYPNGDVVQCFALCFEARRWSGTLRPGADEVLEAGFFALPPGPLHPPTEVVLGLYRAYRETGMFQAR; encoded by the coding sequence GTGGATTCCTACCTCGCCGAACTCCGTCGCCTCGTCGGCTCCAGGCTGCTGCTGTTGCCGGGCGCGCAGGTGCTGGCGGTGGACGCGGACGATCGCATCCTGTTCCAGCGGAGCCGGGACTCCGGGCTGTGGGAGCTCCCGGCGGGCGGCGCGGAGCCGGGGGACAGCTTCCGGCGTACGGCGGCTCGCGAGTTCTTCGAGGAGACCGGTTTGGTCGTCGCGGAGGAGGAGCTGGTGCCGTTCGCCAGTCTTTCGCTGGCCGACGTGCACACGTTGACGTATCCGAACGGAGATGTCGTGCAGTGCTTCGCGCTGTGCTTCGAGGCTCGGCGCTGGAGTGGGACCTTGCGTCCGGGTGCGGACGAAGTACTGGAGGCCGGGTTCTTCGCTTTGCCGCCCGGTCCCTTGCATCCGCCGACCGAGGTGGTGCTGGGGCTGTACCGCGCTTATCGGGAGACCGGGATGTTCCAGGCGCGTTGA
- a CDS encoding MFS transporter, protein MTRDFRWLLVGQTTSQFGAQVSGVAIPLLAVLSLGATPFELGLVSAAGTIGFALIGLPAGAWVDRRARRPLLVASDLARAVLLASVPVAAVFGVLTLTQLIVVSLLAGLARVFFDVGYQTYLPAVVGPDRLLAGNSALETIRASGQVAGPGIGGWLVTVLGAANVVLIQAVTFAVSAASLLAIRAREDVVRRADRGLWLEIREGLGYVVRHRALRAIAVTSAVNNFAFAIASAVNVLFLVRTLGLSPTWIGIVLAVGSVAAMAGAAVTPRLARRFGAERIIWLALAVTGPLALLGPLARPGWLVVLIVISTAVGELGQIVYAISNVTWRQRAVPDHLLGRVNATMRFLLMGLFPLGALLGGTLGALLGTRVTLLVSGVLILASWLPVYVVRSALVR, encoded by the coding sequence GTGACGAGGGATTTTCGGTGGTTGCTGGTCGGGCAGACGACCAGTCAGTTCGGCGCTCAGGTCAGTGGCGTGGCGATTCCGCTGCTGGCGGTGCTGTCCTTGGGAGCCACGCCGTTCGAACTGGGGCTGGTGTCGGCGGCCGGGACGATCGGGTTCGCGCTGATCGGGTTGCCGGCCGGCGCGTGGGTCGATCGGCGGGCGCGGCGGCCGCTGCTGGTGGCCAGCGATCTGGCGCGTGCGGTGTTGCTCGCGTCGGTTCCGGTCGCTGCGGTCTTCGGCGTGCTGACTCTTACGCAGTTGATTGTCGTGTCGTTGCTGGCCGGGCTCGCGCGGGTGTTCTTCGACGTCGGGTATCAGACGTACCTGCCGGCGGTGGTGGGACCGGACCGGTTGCTGGCCGGGAACTCCGCGCTGGAGACGATCCGGGCGTCCGGGCAGGTCGCGGGTCCCGGGATCGGCGGCTGGCTGGTGACGGTGCTCGGTGCGGCGAACGTCGTACTGATCCAGGCGGTGACGTTCGCGGTGTCGGCGGCGTCGCTGCTGGCGATCCGCGCCCGGGAGGACGTCGTACGGCGTGCCGATCGCGGGCTGTGGCTCGAGATCCGTGAGGGGCTCGGGTACGTGGTCCGGCATCGCGCGCTCCGGGCGATCGCGGTGACGAGCGCGGTGAACAACTTCGCGTTCGCGATCGCGTCGGCGGTGAACGTGCTGTTCCTGGTACGGACGTTGGGGTTGTCGCCGACGTGGATCGGGATCGTGCTCGCGGTGGGCTCGGTGGCGGCGATGGCCGGGGCCGCGGTGACTCCGCGGCTGGCGCGACGGTTCGGCGCTGAGCGGATCATCTGGCTCGCGCTCGCGGTCACCGGGCCGCTCGCTCTGCTCGGTCCGCTGGCGCGGCCGGGGTGGCTCGTCGTACTCATCGTGATCAGTACGGCGGTCGGCGAGCTGGGGCAGATCGTGTACGCGATCAGCAACGTGACGTGGCGGCAGCGGGCCGTTCCCGATCACCTGTTGGGCCGGGTGAACGCGACGATGCGTTTCCTGCTGATGGGATTGTTTCCGCTCGGCGCGCTGCTCGGCGGCACCTTGGGAGCGCTGCTCGGAACGCGCGTCACACTGCTGGTTTCCGGGGTGCTGATCCTGGCTTCCTGGCTGCCGGTGTACGTCGTCAGGTCGGCACTCGTCAGGTGA
- a CDS encoding SDR family oxidoreductase gives MLLVVGGTGDLGGRVVRLLAGQGHQVRCLVRDEASGLAVETVRGDGSGLGVETVRGDLTDPASLRAACQDVDTVVATATAIGRRLAGRPGPSIREVDGLGMLSLVDAAEQAGVRRFVYVSYAGVDAGLGTPLEEAKAAVEDRLRHSGLQRVVVRPDAFQEIHLGPIGRFDVANGKVSVIGRGDAKQRYVATDDIAALVAAVATEPDPPELIEVGGPEAISRNEAATIASGFAHRRVKVQRLPAPVARLAMRLLKRRNDGVASVLGAGLLQSLHDATWTDEPLRARGIVPRSASDFLRQEIT, from the coding sequence ATGTTGCTGGTGGTCGGCGGTACGGGGGACCTGGGCGGACGCGTCGTCCGGTTGCTCGCGGGGCAAGGCCATCAGGTGCGCTGCCTGGTGCGCGACGAAGCAAGCGGTCTCGCCGTGGAGACGGTGCGCGGCGACGGAAGCGGGCTCGGGGTGGAGACCGTCCGAGGCGACCTGACGGATCCCGCGAGTCTGCGCGCGGCCTGCCAGGACGTCGACACCGTGGTCGCGACCGCGACAGCGATCGGCCGGCGCCTGGCCGGCCGACCCGGCCCGTCGATCCGGGAGGTGGACGGGCTCGGCATGCTGTCGCTGGTCGACGCCGCGGAGCAGGCCGGCGTCCGGCGGTTCGTCTACGTCTCGTACGCCGGGGTGGACGCCGGGCTCGGCACACCGCTCGAGGAAGCGAAGGCGGCGGTCGAGGACCGGCTCCGGCACTCCGGCCTGCAGCGCGTCGTCGTACGGCCGGACGCGTTCCAGGAGATCCATCTCGGCCCGATCGGACGGTTCGACGTGGCCAACGGCAAGGTGTCCGTCATCGGCCGCGGCGACGCCAAGCAGCGGTACGTCGCCACGGACGACATCGCCGCCCTCGTCGCAGCAGTCGCGACCGAGCCCGACCCGCCCGAGCTGATCGAGGTCGGCGGGCCGGAGGCGATCAGCCGCAACGAGGCGGCCACGATCGCGTCCGGGTTCGCGCACCGCCGCGTCAAGGTCCAGCGGCTGCCCGCCCCCGTCGCGCGGCTCGCGATGCGCCTCCTCAAGCGCCGGAACGACGGTGTCGCCTCGGTCCTCGGCGCCGGGCTGCTGCAGTCCCTGCACGACGCGACCTGGACCGACGAGCCGCTCCGCGCCCGCGGCATCGTGCCGCGCTCGGCCAGCGATTTCCTCCGCCAGGAAATCACCTGA
- a CDS encoding AAC(3) family N-acetyltransferase, with protein MQRPVTVHDLVDGLRQLGLGRSSNVIVHSSLSSFGHVDGGAEAVCTALTEVCGTVLMPAGTWDLTGLPAPPGLVRPDNAFWNAENWPDFDEKVSQATSFRRDLPVDRWLGTIPETFRQTCAPLRTGHPLFSYQAAGPDAERILAAQRPDWPLGPIEALDGDVLLLGVDHTSNTAIHVAEQHLGRSRFYRYAKAADGLWTELPNIPGASHHFDAVEPVLRPVTKEVRIGQARVRRVATRAVLSATRDLVEADPTALLCTDDPTCRCRAALQQRLTAIDSVT; from the coding sequence ATGCAACGGCCAGTCACTGTGCACGACCTCGTCGACGGACTGCGGCAGTTGGGACTCGGCCGTTCCTCGAACGTGATCGTGCACTCGTCGCTCAGCTCTTTCGGCCACGTCGACGGCGGCGCGGAGGCGGTGTGCACGGCACTGACCGAGGTCTGCGGGACCGTGCTGATGCCGGCCGGCACCTGGGATCTCACCGGGCTCCCCGCGCCGCCCGGGCTGGTGCGGCCGGACAACGCTTTCTGGAACGCGGAAAACTGGCCGGACTTCGACGAAAAGGTGTCGCAGGCAACGAGTTTCCGGCGCGACCTGCCGGTCGACCGCTGGCTCGGAACGATTCCGGAAACGTTCCGGCAGACCTGCGCGCCGTTGCGCACCGGGCATCCGCTGTTCTCCTACCAGGCGGCCGGTCCGGACGCGGAACGGATCCTGGCGGCACAGCGCCCGGACTGGCCGCTCGGCCCGATCGAGGCGCTCGACGGCGACGTCCTGCTGCTCGGCGTCGACCACACCTCGAACACCGCGATCCACGTCGCCGAGCAGCACCTCGGCCGCTCCCGCTTCTACCGCTACGCGAAAGCCGCCGACGGCCTGTGGACCGAACTCCCCAACATCCCCGGAGCGAGCCACCACTTCGATGCCGTCGAGCCGGTGCTCCGCCCGGTCACCAAGGAGGTCCGGATCGGGCAGGCCCGGGTACGGCGCGTTGCGACCCGGGCCGTGCTGTCCGCGACCCGCGACCTCGTCGAGGCCGACCCGACCGCACTGCTCTGCACCGACGACCCCACCTGCCGCTGCAGGGCCGCCCTCCAACAACGCCTGACAGCAATTGACAGCGTTACCTGA
- a CDS encoding GNAT family N-acetyltransferase: MVDGLEIRPLRDDDPEVISAALGALGWDKPVAQYEKYLAEQRDGTRDVLVATLDGEYAGYVTVRWESPYEPFEGMPEIQDFNVLPALRRRGIGSALMDAAEAKVAERSPVVGIGVGLYPDYGQAQRLYVRRGYVPDGRGLVYDGRQVPPMETIRNDDSATLMFTKQLR, translated from the coding sequence ATGGTTGACGGGTTGGAGATCCGGCCGTTGCGGGATGACGATCCGGAAGTGATCTCGGCGGCGCTCGGCGCGCTCGGGTGGGACAAGCCGGTGGCGCAGTACGAGAAGTACCTGGCCGAGCAGCGGGACGGGACGCGGGACGTCCTGGTCGCGACGCTCGACGGCGAGTACGCCGGCTACGTCACCGTGCGGTGGGAGTCGCCGTACGAGCCCTTCGAGGGGATGCCGGAGATCCAGGACTTCAACGTGCTGCCGGCGCTGCGGCGGCGCGGGATCGGGTCGGCGTTGATGGACGCGGCCGAGGCGAAGGTCGCGGAGCGGTCCCCGGTCGTCGGGATCGGGGTCGGGCTGTACCCGGACTACGGGCAGGCGCAGCGGCTGTACGTCCGCCGCGGTTACGTCCCCGACGGACGGGGCCTGGTGTACGACGGCCGGCAGGTGCCGCCAATGGAAACGATCCGGAACGACGACTCCGCGACGTTGATGTTCACCAAGCAGCTCAGGTAA
- a CDS encoding alpha/beta hydrolase has product MQHRRTRFLAVLGVVLALLVAAVTPAAASYRHGPRPTVVLVHGAWADGSSWARVTSRLIDDGYQVRVPPNPLRNLTTDAATIRDFLSTLSGPIVLVGHSYGGAVVTNAATGNPNVKALVYVDAFAPAEGEVIFPLAGADSALAVPPETVFDFVPYPGAPAGDVDLYLKHDTFVTSFASGVPRSQAEKLYPAQRPLTLSAGFTPSGPPAWATIPSWYVLGTRDLIITPTAQQFMATRAGSTVTRISTGHLGLLTDPGPVTAVIEQAARAAR; this is encoded by the coding sequence ATGCAACACCGCAGAACACGTTTTCTCGCAGTACTGGGCGTCGTCCTGGCGCTCCTGGTCGCGGCCGTGACGCCCGCCGCGGCGTCGTACCGGCACGGCCCGCGGCCGACCGTCGTGCTGGTGCACGGCGCGTGGGCCGACGGGTCGAGCTGGGCCAGGGTCACCAGCCGGCTGATCGACGACGGCTACCAGGTCCGGGTACCGCCGAACCCGTTGCGCAACCTGACCACCGACGCCGCCACGATCCGCGATTTCCTGTCCACGCTGTCCGGGCCGATCGTCCTGGTCGGGCACTCGTACGGCGGCGCGGTCGTCACCAACGCGGCGACGGGTAACCCGAACGTCAAGGCGCTGGTGTACGTCGACGCGTTCGCGCCCGCGGAGGGCGAAGTGATCTTCCCGCTCGCGGGTGCCGACTCCGCCCTCGCGGTGCCGCCGGAAACCGTTTTCGACTTCGTTCCGTACCCGGGGGCGCCGGCCGGGGACGTCGACCTCTACCTGAAGCACGACACCTTCGTGACGTCGTTCGCCTCCGGCGTGCCGCGGAGCCAGGCCGAGAAGCTGTATCCCGCGCAGCGGCCGCTCACCCTGAGCGCCGGGTTCACCCCGTCCGGGCCGCCGGCGTGGGCGACGATCCCGTCCTGGTACGTCCTCGGCACCCGGGACCTGATCATCACGCCCACCGCCCAGCAGTTCATGGCCACCCGCGCCGGATCCACCGTCACCAGGATCTCGACCGGGCACCTCGGCCTGCTGACCGATCCCGGCCCCGTCACGGCCGTCATCGAGCAGGCGGCGCGCGCCGCTCGGTGA